The genomic region CCCCGCTCGGCGACGAAGTTGGGCTGGGTGACCACGACGAGCCCGGCGCGGCGCACCTGCCCGTACAGCTCGCCGGGCAGGACGGCGCCGTGTTCGAGGCGGTCGCCGCGGCGCGGGCCGGCGAGGTCGAGCGCGGCGAGGGTGAGCACCGTCTGGACCCGGGTCACGCAGTGCACGGCCACCGGGTGGCCGGCACGGTGCGCGGCGGCGAACCGGGCGGCGAGGGTGTCGAGATCGGGCAGCGTGTCGTCGTCGAGGATCACCTTCACCGGCCCGCCGACGACACGGCCGCCTTCGGCCGGGGCGTCCGCAGCGACGGTGGGCTGCGGTTCGGGGCGCATGACGGTGGGCTGCGGTTCGGGGCGCATGAGGGTCAGCCGCTGCGGCAGCTCGCCGGTCGCGGCGGCCGCGGCGAGCGTCCGGTGGTGCTCGGGGGTGCGGCCGGGGGTCGCGTCGGTGAACCCGGTGATCCCCGCGGCGACGGCGGCGCGGCCCACGGCGGCGAGGTCCACGGCCACCGGGGGCAGCGCGGCGGCGTGGCGGCGCAGCCAGCCGTCCATCCGCCACAGCCGCCCGGTGGGCGCCCCGGAGGCGTCCCGTTCGACGCCCGGCAGATCGGCACCGTCGATGCCGGCCAGGCGCAGCGCCGGCGAGTTGAACACCCACAGGGCCCCGCCGCGGTGCTGCACCCGCACCGGCCGGTCGGGCAGCAGCGCGTCGAGGAGGTGCCGGTCGAGGTCGCCGGCCACCGACGGGTGGTAGCCGACCGCCCGTACCCACCGCTGCGGACCGGTGCCCGGCGCCGCGCGCAGCGCCGCACGCAGCCCGGCGGCGTCGACGACCTCGGGCGGCCCCGCCCGCACCGACGACGCCGACGCCGCCAGCGACAGCAGGTGCACATGATGGTCGTGCAGGCCCGGCAGCAGCGCGCCACCGGCGGCGTCGAGCACGTGCTCCCCCGCCCGGGGGCGCAACGGCTCGGCGCTGACCTCGGCGATCCGTGCGCCGAGAATCCGCACGTCCGCGACCCGCGCGGGCGGCAACGCCCCGCTCAGCGCGGTCTGTGCGGTCAGCGCGGTCAGCTCCGCCCGGCGCACGAGCAACGTCCGACGCTGCGGTTCCTGCGCGGAGCGGCCCACCCCCGCCACCCTACGGCCACCGGCCACCGGCGCGGCGGGCCGCGGACCGGGACGACGACGGGCACGGTGAGCTACTCTCCGGCATCGCTCTGTACCCGCTCGATCCGTACCAACGTCGATCAGCGCATCGTCGATCAGCACATGTCGATCCGTTCGACGTCGATCCGTTCGACGTCGATCCGTTTCAACGTCGCGAGCCAGGCCGGCCGCCGATCCGGGCCGGGCGTCGCCGGGCGCGACCGACCGTGGGGAGGCCG from Frankia alni ACN14a harbors:
- a CDS encoding amidohydrolase family protein is translated as MGRSAQEPQRRTLLVRRAELTALTAQTALSGALPPARVADVRILGARIAEVSAEPLRPRAGEHVLDAAGGALLPGLHDHHVHLLSLAASASSVRAGPPEVVDAAGLRAALRAAPGTGPQRWVRAVGYHPSVAGDLDRHLLDALLPDRPVRVQHRGGALWVFNSPALRLAGIDGADLPGVERDASGAPTGRLWRMDGWLRRHAAALPPVAVDLAAVGRAAVAAGITGFTDATPGRTPEHHRTLAAAAATGELPQRLTLMRPEPQPTVMRPEPQPTVAADAPAEGGRVVGGPVKVILDDDTLPDLDTLAARFAAAHRAGHPVAVHCVTRVQTVLTLAALDLAGPRRGDRLEHGAVLPGELYGQVRRAGLVVVTQPNFVAERGDRYLVDVTDEDPASLYPAASLVRAGIGLAAGTDAPFGHPDPWRAVAAAMTRRTAAGIVLGADERLDAPAALALFLGDPADPSRPRRVRPGARADLCLLRRPLRAALRDPSAGQVRLTIIDGVPVHDAG